A window of Equus przewalskii isolate Varuska chromosome 16, EquPr2, whole genome shotgun sequence contains these coding sequences:
- the GPR183 gene encoding G-protein coupled receptor 183, with amino-acid sequence MDINFTTPTIAPPGSNCDLYAHHGTARILMPLHYCIVFVIGLVGNLLALIVIVQNRKKINSTTLYSTNLVISDILFTTALPTRIAYYALGFDWKIGDALCRITALVFYINTYAGVNFMTCLSIDRFFAVVHPLRYNKMKRIEHAKGVCIFVWILVFAQTLPLLINPMSKEENERTTCMEYPNFEETKSLPWILLGACFLGYVLPLVIILICYSQICCKLFKTAKQNPLTEKSGVNKKALNTIIFIIVVFVLCFTPYHVAIIQHMIKKLHFSDPLECSQRHSFQISLHFTVCLMNFNCCMDPFIYFFACKGYKRKVMKMLKRQVSVSISSAVRSAPEENSREITETQMMIHSKSLNGK; translated from the coding sequence ATGGACATCAATTTTACGACACCCACTATAGCTCCTCCGGGAAGCAACTGCGATCTCTATGCACACCACGGCACAGCCAGGATCCTAATGCCTCTGCATTACTGCATTGTCTTCGTCATTGGGCTTGTGGGAAACTTGTTGGCCTTGATAGTCATTgttcaaaacaggaaaaaaatcaactctaCCACCCTATATTCAACAAATTTGGTGATTTCTGATATACTTTTTACCACTGCTTTGCCTACACGGATAGCCTACTATGCCCTGGGCTTTGACTGGAAAATCGGCGACGCCTTGTGTAGGATAACCGCTCTTGTGTTTTACATCAACACATATGCAGGCGTGAACTTCATGACCTGCCTGAGCATCGACCGGTTCTTTGCTGTGGTACATCCCCTGCGATACAACAAGATGAAAAGGATTGAACATGCAAAAGGCGTTTGCATATTTGTTTGGATTCTAGTATTTGCTCAAACACTCCCACTACTCATAAACCCTATGTCAAAGGAGGAGAATGAAAGGACTACATGCATGGAGTATCCAAActttgaagaaacaaaatctCTTCCCTGGATTCTGCTTGGTGCATGTTTCCTAGGATATGTGCTTCCACTCGTAATCATTCTCATCTGTTATTCTCAAATCTGTTGCAAACTCTTTAAAACTGCCAAACAAAACCCACTAACTGAGAAATCCGGTGTAAACAAAAAGGCTCTCaacacaattatttttataattgttgtgTTTGTTCTCTGTTTCACACCTTACCATGTTGCAATTATTCAACACATGATTAAGAAGCTTCATTTTTCTGATCCCCTGGAATGTAGCCAAAGACATTCATTCCAGATTTCTCTGCACTTTACAGTATGTCTGATGAACTTCAATTGCTGCATGGAcccttttatatatttctttgcatGTAAAGGGTACAAGAGAAAGGTAATGAAGATGTTGAAACGTCAGGTCAGCGTATCAATTTCCAGTGCCGTGAGGTCAGCCCCTGAAGAAAATTCACGTGAAATAACGGAAACTCAAATGATGATACATTCTAAGTCTTTAAATGGAaagtaa